DNA from Triplophysa rosa linkage group LG12, Trosa_1v2, whole genome shotgun sequence:
GAGATTAATCGGGACCCCGTCCTGCTCCCGAATTTTATTCTGGGGTATTTTATAGCCGACACCTGCCTTGCTGAAGGCACAACCCTGAGTGCTGCTTTAGCTTTGGTAACAGGACAGGAGGAGAAAGTGTCTGGAGAAGAGTGCAGCGGAGCCCCGATGGTGCCTGTCATTATCGGAGATGCCCGTTCTTCTGCCTCAATGGTGGTGGCGGACACACTGGGAGTGTTTGATATTCCCATGGTAAAACGAAATGAACAAATCTCTTTATTGCAcaactttttgtttttcctttttaattaatttgatttgttgtttgatttttttttgtttcctgtcaatcaaacccaTCATTTTATCTTTGCTAACACCATGCTGTCCCAGTTGAGCTGCACAGCAATTTtaactaaaatgtttaaataaaaaaaagtgtgtcCAAATATGTAATACTACACTTTTTACACAATGTTTTCCCTGATCTtatctttgttttattctgtctAGGTGAGTTACTTTGCGTCCTGTGCTTGTCTCAGTGACAGTCGCAGATTTCACACTTTCCTGCGCACTGTTCCCAGCGATGCCTTCCAGGCCAAGGCCATGGCCCGTCTGCTGCATCTGCTGCACTGGACCTGGGTCGGTGTGGTTGCAGGAGATGATGATTATGGTAAAAGTGGTGTGCAGCTGCTCTTGAAAGAGCTGGAGGGTACAGGAATCTGTGTGGACTATTTGGAGTTCATTCCTAAATCACACTCACAGAGCAGAATCAGGCAGATTGTGGAGAGGATCCAGATTTCCACAGCTCGTGTGGTGGTAACTTTTGCCATCGGCCCTGATATAGAGATTCTGTTCAAAGAAGTGAAGGTGCAGAATGTGACCAACAGGCAGTGGATAGCCACAGAGGCCTGGAGCACTTCTACGCAGTTCTTTGACTTGGCGACCATTCCTCTCTTGAGAGGCACCATTGGCTTTGCTTTGCGCCTGGCTGCTATTCAGGGTCTGGATGCTTTTCTTGCCCAGCTGAGTCCTTTGAAGCAGCCAAATGAGCCTTTTGTAAAAGATGTTTGGGAAGAAATCTTTGGGTGCTCGATGGCACAGGACTGGAAGCCTTCATCTGACAAACCAAGATGTACTGGGTTAGAGAATGTGGAGAAACATGGTCGGATCTACACAGATGTTTCACAGCTGAGAGTCACTTACAATGTGTATAAAGCTGTGTATGCTATTGCCAATGCCATTCACAACATGATGGCCTGTCAGCCTGGTAAAGGGCCATTTGAACATGGAGAATGTCCTGATGTGACCCGAATAAAACCCAGAGAGGTATAGTGGAGAGGGGGAtagttatttatttctttaattgtatttatttttttgccaaaatATTGAATATGTTTGTCTTTATGTTTGTCTTTTCACAGCTTCTTCAGTACTTAAATGCTGTAAACTTCACAACACCTGTGGGTGAGCGGGTCTATTTTGAAGATAACAGAGAGCCATCTGCCTCTTATGATATTATGAACTGGCATGTAGATGAAAGCGGAACAGTGAATTTTGTCCATGTTGGACAATTTGATGTGGCAAAAGGAGCAGGTCAGGAGCTGAACATAAACCTTGAGCGGGTGGTTTGGGGAGGAGGCTGGGATGACCAGGTAGGATCCAGTGATGCTTGCGTACTGATATTGTATTGTCAGAAGGTTGCTGTGAGGTTGATGGAGTTTTCTTCTTCTGTATTCAGGTGCCTGCATCTGTGTGCAGTGTGAGCTGTCTCCCGGGCACTAGGAAAGCTGTACAAAAAGGAAAACCTGTCTGCTGTTTCGACTGCCTCCCTTGTGCTGCAGGGGAAATAAGTAATGTCACAGGTATTAAAACCAGTAAAACAAACATtcaaattcatattgacaaCAAGATTAGCCTAttattcaattaaaatattaaattaaattaaattcaattaaaatataCTCATACAGTATGCCATATCTCCATGTTTTCTATAATATACTTTAGACTCAACAGAATGCATTAGGTGTCCAGAACGCTTCTGGTCAAACCCTGAGAGGACAAAGTGCATCCCAAAGGTCGTGGAGTTTCTGTCCTTACAAGATACAATGGGAGTTGTCCTGACCGTACTATCTGTGACTGGGGCAACACTGACCACAACTGTTCTGGCTGCCTTTTTCCATCATCGTGACACACCCCTCGTCCGGGCCAACAACTCTGAGCTGAGCTTCCTTCTGTTGGCATCACTCACACTCTGTTTCCTCTGTGCACTTGTTTTTATCGGTCGTCCTGTGCCATGGAACTGCATGCTACGTCACACCCTGTTTGGAGTGAGCTTTGTGATCTGCATTGCCTGTGTCCTCAGTAAGACTGTGGTGGTGCTGGTGGCTTTTCGGGCCACTCTGCCTGGATCTAACCTGATGCAGTACTTCGGGCCTATCCAGCAGAGGGCAGGCATCTTCTTTTGCACACTAGTTCAGGTTGTCATATGTTTGCTGTGGCTGCTGTTGGCTCCTCCTTTGCCCACAGAGAGTGCAGGAGGAGAGTTTGGTGCTCGGGTGATCCTGCAGTGCACAGTAGGATCAGTAGTGGGATTTGTACTGGTGCTGGGCTACATCGGCCTGCTTGCAGTGGTCTGCTTCCTGCTGGCCTTTCTTGCTCGGAAACTTCCAGACAATTTCAATGAGGCTAAATTTATTACTTTTAGCATGTTGATCTTCTGCGCTGTGTGGATCGCGTTTGTTCCAGCATATGTCAGCTCACCCGGCAAGTACACAGTGGCTGTGGAGATTTTCGCCATTTTGGCCTCCAGTTACGGCCTGCTGTTGTGTATCTTCACCCCAAAGTGTTACATCATTTTGCTTAGACCTGAGAAAAATACCAAAAAGAACATGATGGCCAAATAGggttaaataatgaaagaattttgttTAAAGACAGCGTTTTTATACGGGCAATACCTATCTATGCAGAAGTACTGTTCAGTTATTGAGAATCAATTTCAGATGTTATAGTTATAGATAAATGTTATAGAGATGTTCTTTGTAAAATGgtaatttatatttactgttcttcagtaaacaaaataaaataaatatacaaaaaagatttttaaa
Protein-coding regions in this window:
- the LOC130562985 gene encoding extracellular calcium-sensing receptor, giving the protein MVRVCGAGLSCGLWGRSVSESLYKEGDVIIGGLFPVHFEAPEPEHDFIRLQKGAQCQDVDLRSYRWLKAMIFTVEEINRDPVLLPNFILGYFIADTCLAEGTTLSAALALVTGQEEKVSGEECSGAPMVPVIIGDARSSASMVVADTLGVFDIPMVSYFASCACLSDSRRFHTFLRTVPSDAFQAKAMARLLHLLHWTWVGVVAGDDDYGKSGVQLLLKELEGTGICVDYLEFIPKSHSQSRIRQIVERIQISTARVVVTFAIGPDIEILFKEVKVQNVTNRQWIATEAWSTSTQFFDLATIPLLRGTIGFALRLAAIQGLDAFLAQLSPLKQPNEPFVKDVWEEIFGCSMAQDWKPSSDKPRCTGLENVEKHGRIYTDVSQLRVTYNVYKAVYAIANAIHNMMACQPGKGPFEHGECPDVTRIKPRELLQYLNAVNFTTPVGERVYFEDNREPSASYDIMNWHVDESGTVNFVHVGQFDVAKGAGQELNINLERVVWGGGWDDQVPASVCSVSCLPGTRKAVQKGKPVCCFDCLPCAAGEISNVTDSTECIRCPERFWSNPERTKCIPKVVEFLSLQDTMGVVLTVLSVTGATLTTTVLAAFFHHRDTPLVRANNSELSFLLLASLTLCFLCALVFIGRPVPWNCMLRHTLFGVSFVICIACVLSKTVVVLVAFRATLPGSNLMQYFGPIQQRAGIFFCTLVQVVICLLWLLLAPPLPTESAGGEFGARVILQCTVGSVVGFVLVLGYIGLLAVVCFLLAFLARKLPDNFNEAKFITFSMLIFCAVWIAFVPAYVSSPGKYTVAVEIFAILASSYGLLLCIFTPKCYIILLRPEKNTKKNMMAK